In Salvelinus namaycush isolate Seneca chromosome 37, SaNama_1.0, whole genome shotgun sequence, the following are encoded in one genomic region:
- the LOC120031060 gene encoding uncharacterized protein LOC120031060 isoform X1, translating to MPPMKEPLQRPQLQRESRSQQNKVVAEPSDTRSLPGTPVSVVHPNPGKVSSGDINHRRKLTKTQAKMEKMHINSPATGHARTQCESANPEVHLSLTGSEQTLNCITKELVGVTRPAAIDVVRKRGRPHKMAKMLHTVQQTEESSSHLITAESKDWSETMSDRANAISFTTNYVENRDDTSLRAIETKALPLNCEPSNTAVSVLDSSPQDHQPAESSPVAISPLEPKRKRGRPKGSTKKRPERTMNTISVQQSHLTEEKIIIKKEPDEMLFEEEKRGNIGPQPEEAPVEPKHRVGRPPKKTTLVRQFALAQRKSQRKSCSITASLNSQDIPPQHQKIETEHSLDYIARHVSVSLSRVDSQRGGRSSGTADMISNVKCEDIEIELGDFNSLAQSNCLMSFQCHTDTSVKVEPCNTSCDGTEFKKPLKVDKRRETAGTAPRKRSRFVFGKTKYKKGKRKRCIDARGRLQSVTSRGDPDTMSKQADEGNGDVGKEMDCGELAWEYEGNTNDSFSNGSKSTDEGFKDLPESHQNPIITDVNILETMSHESFSKSDVIQGEEFTSKKIKKERDGVGDETEYNPTSSCSKARGRPKGRPKGTGKTCEYCGRHFDFVSVYTVHLRTHTGERPYKCIDCDQDFAQLSNLKSHIKKHNKRCQPLKCPYCKMKFSNSEELLAHCKWHSQNPNQDSESGSKTKDNRNEATHTPLVSLKERRKRGKGGILKCHICGKVFPFWSGLQVHIRMHTGEKPYICKVCGKAFSNRSSIRIHEVTHWSIKPYNCTWCGKSFTQLSSAKKHPCKGLRESNDRGSRKKPFISFTCHICEERFVQRRQYKTHLKTHAGVKLFRCLFCDQLFSVMSEFEEHHQYCTKVRGEKMTSKSEFRIWKPRAPNQQRSQQPRVKSHSPVTQLVFPAAADSQQFQNLGQSSASSVSLLNCEPTSQQKQSGRLSSQTHPNKAIATTLRPFQTCIIPTNNLTPLVSKLNSLDRNSDPRKYLCPRCGRLFRHTGRLRAHMLTHAHSQSYTCDCCGKTLESWKKLWLHQRIHRQKLGRFSCPKCRQGFRFVGPYKQHMLREHPEYQWIDERPNKTLQGLDQQQCLPYQCEECNTSFRTLDLLFNHQLCHSSPGDHSMWIQDDCYDYSPSTHEHDVPYNMNGFDPHMNSGVTHSHQELHHTYYPSPPLQANHPRGSHLLHYFSNHSDLLHSLSPLIPLPPPMQHPGFQPGLQSYDSTQLLTSPLSPLYSQVETIPNPDRNDGNVNRKRSRIYGNATKRAARSKEDKATMGGLDCAECGVQFPAVSQLYEHYLQHARGEV from the coding sequence CATTTATCACTTACTGGGAGTGAGCAAACATTGAACTGTATCACAAAAGAGCTGGTGGGTGTAACAAGGCCAGCAGCGATAGACGTTGTTAGGAAACGTGGTCGCCCTCACAAGATGGCAAAGATGCTGCATACTGTGCAACAAACAGAGGAGAGTTCTTCTCATCTGATCACTGCAGAATCAAAGGATTGGAGTGAAACAATGTCTGACAGAGCGAATGCTATTTCTTTTACTACAAACTATGTAGAAAACAGGGATGACACGTCTCTCAGAGCTATTGAAACAAAAGCATTACCTCTAAACTGTGAACCAAGCAATACAGCGGTGTCTGTTCTTGACTCGTCCCCCCAAGACCATCAACCCGCTGAATCCAGCCCTGTGGCTATCTCAcccttggaaccaaaaaggaaaAGGGGACGACCAAAGGGGTCGACCAAGAAACGACCAGAAAGAACCATGAACACTATTTCAGTGCAACAATCCCATTTAACAGAagaaaaaattataattaaaaaGGAACCTGATGAGATGCTATttgaagaggaaaagagaggaaacATTGGTCCTCAGCCTGAGGAAGCTCCTGTTGAGCCTAAACACAGAGTAGGACGACCACCAAAGAAAACAACACTCGTGAGGCAGTTTGCATTAGCACAGAGAAAATCACAGAGAAAATCATGTTCTATTACAGCATCTTTGAATTCTCAGGATATTCCACCACAACATCAGAAGATTGAGACTGAGCATTCACTAGATTATATAGCAAGGCATGTGTCTGTGTCGCTTAGTCGCGTTGATTCTCAGAGAGGTGGGAGGTCAAGTGGGACTGCTGACATGATCTCTAATGTGAAGTGTGAGGATATTGAAATAGAGCTGGGGGATTTTAATTCCCTGGCACAGTCAAATTGTCTCATGTCTTTTCAATGCCACACTGACACCAGTGTGAAGGTTGAGCCCTGTAATACTAGTTGTGATGGCACTGAGTTCAAAAAGCCACTCAAAGTCGACAAACGCAGAGAAACTGCTGGCACTGCTCCCAGAAAGCGATCCCGGTTCGTTTTTGGAAAAACTAAATACAAAAAAGGAAAGAGGAAAAGGTGCATTGATGCTAGAGGTAGACTCCAAAGTGTGACCTCACGGGGAGATCCAGACACCATGTCAAAGCAGGCCGATGAAGGCAATGGTGATGTTGGAAAGGAGATGGACTGTGGCGAGTTAGCTTGGGAGTATGAGGGCAACACAAATGACAGCTTTTCAAATGGAAGTAAGTCAACAGATGAAGGATTTAAAGATTTGCCTGAGAGTCACCAAAATCCTATCATCACTGATGTAAACATATTAGAAACTATGTCGCATGAGTCCTTTTCGAAATCAGATGTCATACAAGGTGAAGAATTCACAAGTAAGAAaatcaagaaagagagagatggtgtaGGCGATGAAACTGAATATAACCCAACAAGCAGTTGTTCGAAGGCTAGGGGTCGACCAAAAGGGAGACCAAAAGGCACAGGGAAAACGTGTGAGTACTGCGGACGCCATTTTGATTTTGTTTCTGTATATACCGTCCATCTACGCACTCATACAGGCGAAAGGCCCTATAAGTGCATTGATTGTGACCAAGACTTTGCCCAGCTATCTAACTTAAAAAGTCATATCAAGAAACATAACAAGCGCTGTCAGCCTCTGAAGTGTCCTTATTGCAAAATGAAGTTCAGTAATTCAGAGGAATTGCTTGCTCATTGCAAGTGGCACTCGCAGAACCCGAACCAGGACTCTGAGTCTGGGAGTAAAACGAAGGATAACAGAAATGAGGCCACTCATACACCCCTTGTTTCTCTGAAAGAAAGGAGAAAAAGGGGAAAGGGGGGAATACTCAAATGCCACATTTGTGGGAAAGTATTTCCCTTTTGGTCTGGTCTGCAGGTTCATATACGTATGCACACTGGGGAAAAACCATATATCTGTAAAGTATGTGGGAAAGCCTTTAGTAATCGCTCATCAATTCGTATTCATGAGGTGACACACTGGTCCATTAAGCcttacaactgcacatggtgtggaaagagtttcactCAGTTGTCGTCTGCAAAAAAACATCCCTGCAAGGGTCTGAGGGAGAGTAATGACAGAGGGAGCCGGAAGAAGCCTTTCATATCTTTTACATGCCACATCTGCGAAGAGAGATTTGTTCAGAGGCGTCAGTACAAAACCCACCTGAAAACCCATGCTGGTGTGAAGCTCTTTCGCTGTTTATTCTGTGACCAGCTGTTTAGTGTGATGTCAGAATTTGAAGAGCACCACCAATATTGCACCAAAGTTCGGGGGGAGAAGATGACATCCAAATCTGAATTTAGGATTTGGAAACCTAGAGCCCCTAATCAGCAAAGATCGCAGCAACCAAGAGTCAAGAGTCATTCACCAGTCACCCAATTAGTATTTCCTGCAGCTGCTGATAGTCAACAATTTCAGAACCTTGGACAGAGTTCAGCTTCCTCTGTCTCGTTGCTGAACTGTGAACCTACCTCACAGCAAAAACAAAGTGGTCGTCTGTCTTCACAAACACATCCCAATAAAGCCATTGCTACAACTCTGCGCCCCTTCCAAACATGCATTATACCCACAAACAATCTCACCCCACTTGTATCAAAGTTGAACAGTCTAGATCGTAACTCTGACCCGAGGAAGTACTTATGCCCACGTTGTGgaagacttttcagacacacagggagactcCGAGCCCACATGCTAACTCATGCCCACAGTCAGAGCTACACCTGTGACTGCTGTGGAAAGACCCTTGAAAGCTGGAAAAAGCTTTGGCTTCACCAGCGAATCCACAGACAGAAACTAGGACGGTTCTCATGTCCAAAGTGTCGCCAAGGTTTCCGCTTCGTTGGGCCCTACAAGCAGCACATGCTGCGAGAACACCCGGAGTACCAGTGGATCGATGAGAGACCAAACAAAACCCTCCAAGGACTTGACCAGCAGCAGTGCCTGCCTTATCAATGTGAGGAGTGTAACACCAGCTTCAGGACACTAGATTTGCTTTTCAATCATCAGCTTTGCCATTCCTCACCAGGTGACCACAGTATGTGGATACAGGACGACTGCTATGATTACTCTCCCTCGACACATGAACATGATGTACCTTACAACATGAATGGATTTGACCCTCACATGAACAGTGGCGTAACACACTCCCATCAGGAACTCCACCATACCTACTACCCTTCTCCGCCTCTTCAAGCAAACCACCCACGAGGTTCACATCTCCTTCATTACTTTTCCAACCATTCAGACCTACTACATTCACTGTCACCCCTTATACCTTTGCCTCCCCCAATGCAACACCCAGGTTTCCAACCAGGCCTCCAGTCATATGACTCCACCCAGCTGCTCACAAGCCCTCTATCGCCACTGTACTCACAGGTAGAGACCATTCCAAACCCTGACAGAAATGATGGGAATGTAAACAGGAAGCGGAGTAGAATTTATGGGAATGCGACTAAACGTGCTGCTAGATCCAAGGAGGACAAGGCGACAATGGGGGGTTTGGATTGTGCGGAGTGTGGTGTTCAGTTTCCTGCTGTCTCACAACTCTATGAGCATTATTTGCAGCATGCCAGGGGAGAGGTGTAA
- the LOC120031060 gene encoding zinc finger protein 90-like isoform X2, producing METLCGKGGTLDGDMLMVIVKQEEDHMEQMSNGPLSSDTLIKQEQEEGLEQGTTAPGDQLPEETDTLEEAEEEKNRKGKTEERCWSAVETEDVSGSDSSWCCRLCQRCFSSSWQLTGHCCTGIAGEDGVAHGHKVKLEFRCPVCGDRFLRPTAFIMHKRSHMGQSQYVCGVCGRTLKSLRKLASHKRSHSRRRGTVAERQQCHDCSQSFRNLTALRSHRERQHGEERNWKDEEDRAVREEEEGSTAVISNDSTRVSAQPPQSPQCHQCFMTFQDAETEERHLRFKHPVEYERHLRGRTVFACCVCDRTFPSSRLLSAHQRTHSKWSLPPTGPEDSVQESTDGGEAEGMDNEKNRAGPTSCEHCHIIFNDPRTWERHMTAKHPPSLSTPTSPGNAYQTSRPARGQLRPYRCSSCGERFIQESTLTKHCTEAHAS from the exons ATGGAGACATTATGTGGTAAAGGAGGGACATTGGATGGTGACATGCTGATGGTCATCGTTAAACAAGAGGAAGACCATATGGAGCAGATGTCCAATGGTCCACTGTCATCTGACACGCTCATCAAACAGGAGCAAGAAGAGGGCCTAGAACAAGGCACTACAG CTCCAGGCGACCAACTCCCTGAGGAAACAGACACCCTGGAAGAAGCAGAGGAGGAGAAAAATAGGAAGGGAAAGACCGAAGAGAGGTGCTGGTCTGCTGTTGAGACTGAGGATGTTTCTGGGTCAGACTCCAGTTGGTGCTGCAGACTGTGTCAGCGCTGCTTCAGTTCCTCCTGGCAGCTAACGGGACACTGTTGTACTGGCATCGCGGGGGAGGACGGGGTCGCCCACGGCCACAAGGTCAAACTGGAGTTCCGGTGCCCAGTGTGTGGCGACCGCTTCCTCCGCCCCACAGCCTTCATCATGCACAAGCGCAGCCACATGGGCCAGTCCCAGTACGTCTGTGGGGTCTGTGGACGGACACTCAAGAGCCTGCGCAAGCTGGCCTCCCACAAGCGCTCACACTCCCGCCGCCGCGGGACTGTGGCTGAACGACAGCAGTGCCATGACTGCAGCCAGAGCTTCCGAAACCTGACGGCACTCAGAAGCCACCGGGAGAGACAGCACGGAGAGGAGAGGAATTGGAAAGATGAGGAGGACAGGgcagtgagagaggaagaggagggaagcACTGCAGTAATCTCTAATGATTCAACCAGAGTTTCAG CCCAGCCTCCCCAGTCTCCTCAGTGCCACCAGTGTTTCATGACCTTTCAGGatgcagagacagaagagaggcaTTTACGCTTCAAGCACCCAGTAGAGTATGAGAGACATCTCAGAGGTCGCACAGTGTTTGCCTGCTGTGTCTGCGACCGTACGTTCCCCTCCTCCCGCCTGCTATCAGCTCACCAACGCACCCACAGCAAGTGGAGTCTGCCCCCCACTGGACCAGAAGACTCTGTCCAAGAAAGCACAGACGGAGGAGAGGCTGAGG GTATGGACAATGAAAAAAACAGAGCTGGTCCAACGAGCTGTGAGCACTGTCATATCATCTTCAATGACCCTCGAACCTGGGAACGTCACATGACGGCCAAGCACCCCCCATCCCTGTCGACACCTACTTCACCAGGGAATGCCTACCAGACTTCCAGACCTGCCAGGGGTCAACTACGACCCTATCGCTGCTCCTCCTGTGGAGAGAGATTCATACAGGAAAGCACCCTGACCAAACACTGCACCGAGGCACACGCCAGCTGA
- the prss1 gene encoding trypsin-1, which produces MKVIILLALFTVAFAAPIEDEDDKIVGGYECRKNSASYQASLQSGYHFCGGSLISSTWVVSAAHCYKSRIQVRLGEHNIAVNEGTEQFIDSVKVIMHPSYNSRNLDNDIMLIKLSKPASLNSYVSTVALPSSCASSGTRCLVSGWGNLSGSSSNYPDTLRCLDLPILSSSSCNSAYPGQITSNMFCAGFMEGGKDSCQGDSGGPVVCNGQLQGVVSWGYGCAQRNKPGVYTKVCNYKSWISSTMSSN; this is translated from the exons ATGAAGGTCATTATTCTTCTCGCTCTGTTCACTGTGGCAT TCGCTGCCCCCATTGAGGATGAGGATGACAAGATTGTCGGAGGTTATGAGTGCAGAAAGAACTCTGCATCCTACCAGGCATCACTGCAGTCTGGCTACCACTTCTGTGGTGGCTCCCTGATCTCCAGCACATGGGTGGTGTCTGCTGCTCACTGCTACAAGTC cCGCATCCAGGTGCGTCTGGGTGAGCACAACATTGCCGTCAACGAGGGCACTGAGCAGTTCATCGACTCAGTGAAGGTCATCATGCACCCCAGTTACAACAGCCGCAACCTGGACAATGACATCATGCTGATCAAGCTGAGCAAGCCCGCCTCCCTGAACAGCTATGTGAGCACTGTGGCTCTGCCCTCCAGCTGTGCCAGCTCTGGCACTCGCTGTCTGGTCTCTGGCTGGGGCAACCTATCCGGCAGCAGCA GCAACTACCCCGACACTCTGAGGTGCTTGGATCTCCCCATCCTGAGTAGCAGCAGCTGCAACAGTGCCTATCCTGGACAGATCACCTCCAACATGTTCTGTGCTGGCTTCATGGAGGGAGGCAAGGACTCTTGCCAG GGAGACTCCGGTGGCCCCGTGGTGTGCAATGGTCAGCTGCAGGGTGTTGTGTCCTGGGGTTACGGCTGTGCCCAGAGGAACAAGCCTGGTGTCTACACCAAGGTCTGCAACTACAAATCCTGGATTAGCAGCACCATGTCCTCCAACTAA
- the LOC120031012 gene encoding trypsin-3-like — translation MIRLSEGMSAERTRLRELDSVKEFDSVKVIMHPSYNSRNLDNDIKLSKPASLNSYMCTVVMPCSCASSGTRWLGQPTQQRLLLPQPTVLPGSPHPEQRQQRLPCAGFMEGGKEACQGDRGGQWAAAGCCVLWLQLCPD, via the exons ATGATAAGATTGTCGGAGGGTATGAGTGCAGAAAGAACTCGACTCCGTGAACTCGACTCCGTGAAAGAGTTCGACTCCGTGAAGGTCATCATGCACCCCAGTTACAACAGCCGCAACCTGGACAACGACATCAAGCTGAGCAAGCCCGCCTCCCTGAACAGCTACATGTGCACTGTGGTCATGCCCTGTAGCTGTGCCAGCTCTGGCACCCGCTGGCTGGGGCAACCTACCCAGCAGAGGCT CCTTCTACCCCAACCAACTGTTCTGCCTGGATCTCCCCATCCTGAGCAGCGGCAACAGCGCCTACCCTGCGCTGGCTTCATGGAGGGAGGCAAGGAGGCTTGCCAG GGAGACCGTGGTGGGCAATGGGCAGCTGCAGGGTGCTGTGTCCTGTGGTTACAGTTGTGCCCAGACTAA
- the si:ch211-261d7.3 gene encoding RNA polymerase II degradation factor 1 isoform X3: MTEYYEEGGLLYEHSPPMHIKVESPEGPFGGGVSEDGFPREDEDSEGSCDQSSGLPGGLPFNVVVVHPNIMTPGMSSDDLLSMEQRGAGKRKSRFSGAELEVLVSEVTRCEGELFGPAGRLRRRERERIWAGILERVNAVSRVPRTLREVKKRWDDLKRRNGGRLADARHRTCYLPSNRGASMLERSAQASPRLHQARQKQSTRGKASFTCFTDTEPVGGGEGSERDGFEKDEDSGEREGEAGEAECEGAESSMEEKLGLGLGIGPPPNSERWLPPSPLYSAPFLNGTPQPSPQPSLGAQQVPLEAPPRGSWLEDELRGMGEAALQLGDRVEQSLREFGEGFRRDMRTLVVSQEALATSLQQNNVLLQRLLGVLEAQQQQQQPPQQQPHHSQKQQPQQSITQQPQQLQQQQPQPQQLIQQQPQQQQQIRPQQQQLLVQQQQQQQIQPLPQQPQHPQSPSNLAVAPVPPPPDILDGTTRPNPPAVINGIVQRPRRGRIVDHRRRRRR, from the exons ATGACTGAGTACTACGAGGAGGGGGGGCTGCTGTACGAGCACTCGCCTCCCATGCACATCAAAGTGGAGTCTCCGGAGGGACCCTTCGGAGGGGGCGTCTCAGAGGACGGCTTTCCAAGGGAGGATGAGGACTCGGAAGGCAGCTGCGACCAAAGCAGTGGGCTGCCTGGTGGACTCCCCTTCAACGTGGTGGTGGTGCATCCGAACATCATGACTCCTGGCATGTCCTCAGATGACCTCCTATCCATGGAGCAGC GGGGTGCAGGCAAGAGGAAGAGTCGTTTTAGCGGTGCAGAGCTGGAGGTGCTGGTTTCTGAGGTGACGCGGTGTGAGGGAGAGCTTTTTGGTCCTGCTGGGAGACTCCGgcgcagggagagagagaggatctggGCAGGAATCCTGGAGCGGGTCAACGCTGTGTCCAGAGTCCCTCGCACCCTCCGCGAGGTCAAGAAGCGCTGGGACGACCTGAAGAGACGCAATGGAGGCAGGCTGGCAGACGCTAGGCACCGAACTTGTTACCTGCCATCTAATAGAGGGGCTTCCATGCTGGAAAGGTCAGCTCAGGCAAGCCCCAGGCTTCACCAGGCCAGACAGAAGCAAAGCACCAGAGGGAAGGCCAGTTTCACATGCTTCACTGATACAGAACCAG TGGGTGGAGGTGAAGGGTCGGAGAGGGATGGCTTTGAGAAGGATGAGGATAGTGGTGAGCGGGAAGGGGAGGCGGGAGAGGCGGAATGCGAGGGGGCAGAGAGCAGTATGGAGGAAAAGCTGGGTTTAGGACTGGGAATAGGGCCTCCCCCTAACTCGGAACGCTGGctgcctccctctcccctctacaGCGCCCCTTTCCTCAATGGGACCCCTCAGCCTAGTCCCCAGCCCTCACTAGGGGCCCAGCAGGTACCCCTGGAGGCCCCTCCTCGCGGCTCATGGCTGGAGGACGAGCTCCGCGGCATGGGGGAGGCAGCTCTGCAGCTGGGGGATCGGGTGGAGCAGAGTCTTCGGGAGTTTGGGGAGGGATTCAGACGTGATATGAGAACATTAGTGGTCTCTCAAGAAGCACTGGCAACCAGCCTACAGCAAAACAATGTTCTCCTGCAAAGGCTGCTGGGAGTCCTAGAGgcacagcagcagcaacaacaaccaccacaGCAGCAGCCACATCATTCCCAAAAACAACAGCCACAACAGTCAATAACGCAGCAACCACAACAGTTACAGCAACAGCAACCACAGCCTCAACAACTGATTCAGCAGCAGCcgcagcaacaacaacagataCGACCACAACAGCAACAACTGCTggtgcagcagcagcaacaacaacagataCAACCGCTACCACAGCAACCGCAACACCCCCAGAGTCCAAGTAATTTAGCAGTTGCCCCTGTACCACCACCCCCAGATATTCTTGATGGTACCACCCGTCCAAATCCACCTGCAGTCATTAATGGAATCGTCCAACGGCCAAGGCGGGGGAGAATTGTTGATCATAGACGAAGAAGAAGGCGTTAG
- the si:ch211-261d7.3 gene encoding RNA polymerase II degradation factor 1 isoform X2, protein MTEYYEEGGLLYEHSPPMHIKVESPEGPFGGGVSEDGFPREDEDSEGSCDQSSGLPGGLPFNVVVVHPNIMTPGMSSDDLLSMEQPGGAGKRKSRFSGAELEVLVSEVTRCEGELFGPAGRLRRRERERIWAGILERVNAVSRVPRTLREVKKRWDDLKRRNGGRLADARHRTCYLPSNRGASMLERSAQASPRLHQARQKQSTRGKASFTCFTDTEPVGGGEGSERDGFEKDEDSGEREGEAGEAECEGAESSMEEKLGLGLGIGPPPNSERWLPPSPLYSAPFLNGTPQPSPQPSLGAQQVPLEAPPRGSWLEDELRGMGEAALQLGDRVEQSLREFGEGFRRDMRTLVVSQEALATSLQQNNVLLQRLLGVLEAQQQQQQPPQQQPHHSQKQQPQQSITQQPQQLQQQQPQPQQLIQQQPQQQQQIRPQQQQLLVQQQQQQQIQPLPQQPQHPQSPSNLAVAPVPPPPDILDGTTRPNPPAVINGIVQRPRRGRIVDHRRRRRR, encoded by the exons ATGACTGAGTACTACGAGGAGGGGGGGCTGCTGTACGAGCACTCGCCTCCCATGCACATCAAAGTGGAGTCTCCGGAGGGACCCTTCGGAGGGGGCGTCTCAGAGGACGGCTTTCCAAGGGAGGATGAGGACTCGGAAGGCAGCTGCGACCAAAGCAGTGGGCTGCCTGGTGGACTCCCCTTCAACGTGGTGGTGGTGCATCCGAACATCATGACTCCTGGCATGTCCTCAGATGACCTCCTATCCATGGAGCAGC CAGGGGGTGCAGGCAAGAGGAAGAGTCGTTTTAGCGGTGCAGAGCTGGAGGTGCTGGTTTCTGAGGTGACGCGGTGTGAGGGAGAGCTTTTTGGTCCTGCTGGGAGACTCCGgcgcagggagagagagaggatctggGCAGGAATCCTGGAGCGGGTCAACGCTGTGTCCAGAGTCCCTCGCACCCTCCGCGAGGTCAAGAAGCGCTGGGACGACCTGAAGAGACGCAATGGAGGCAGGCTGGCAGACGCTAGGCACCGAACTTGTTACCTGCCATCTAATAGAGGGGCTTCCATGCTGGAAAGGTCAGCTCAGGCAAGCCCCAGGCTTCACCAGGCCAGACAGAAGCAAAGCACCAGAGGGAAGGCCAGTTTCACATGCTTCACTGATACAGAACCAG TGGGTGGAGGTGAAGGGTCGGAGAGGGATGGCTTTGAGAAGGATGAGGATAGTGGTGAGCGGGAAGGGGAGGCGGGAGAGGCGGAATGCGAGGGGGCAGAGAGCAGTATGGAGGAAAAGCTGGGTTTAGGACTGGGAATAGGGCCTCCCCCTAACTCGGAACGCTGGctgcctccctctcccctctacaGCGCCCCTTTCCTCAATGGGACCCCTCAGCCTAGTCCCCAGCCCTCACTAGGGGCCCAGCAGGTACCCCTGGAGGCCCCTCCTCGCGGCTCATGGCTGGAGGACGAGCTCCGCGGCATGGGGGAGGCAGCTCTGCAGCTGGGGGATCGGGTGGAGCAGAGTCTTCGGGAGTTTGGGGAGGGATTCAGACGTGATATGAGAACATTAGTGGTCTCTCAAGAAGCACTGGCAACCAGCCTACAGCAAAACAATGTTCTCCTGCAAAGGCTGCTGGGAGTCCTAGAGgcacagcagcagcaacaacaaccaccacaGCAGCAGCCACATCATTCCCAAAAACAACAGCCACAACAGTCAATAACGCAGCAACCACAACAGTTACAGCAACAGCAACCACAGCCTCAACAACTGATTCAGCAGCAGCcgcagcaacaacaacagataCGACCACAACAGCAACAACTGCTggtgcagcagcagcaacaacaacagataCAACCGCTACCACAGCAACCGCAACACCCCCAGAGTCCAAGTAATTTAGCAGTTGCCCCTGTACCACCACCCCCAGATATTCTTGATGGTACCACCCGTCCAAATCCACCTGCAGTCATTAATGGAATCGTCCAACGGCCAAGGCGGGGGAGAATTGTTGATCATAGACGAAGAAGAAGGCGTTAG
- the si:ch211-261d7.3 gene encoding RNA polymerase II degradation factor 1 isoform X1, which translates to MTEYYEEGGLLYEHSPPMHIKVESPEGPFGGGVSEDGFPREDEDSEGSCDQSSGLPGGLPFNVVVVHPNIMTPGMSSDDLLSMEQHRGMSSVLAAGGAGKRKSRFSGAELEVLVSEVTRCEGELFGPAGRLRRRERERIWAGILERVNAVSRVPRTLREVKKRWDDLKRRNGGRLADARHRTCYLPSNRGASMLERSAQASPRLHQARQKQSTRGKASFTCFTDTEPVGGGEGSERDGFEKDEDSGEREGEAGEAECEGAESSMEEKLGLGLGIGPPPNSERWLPPSPLYSAPFLNGTPQPSPQPSLGAQQVPLEAPPRGSWLEDELRGMGEAALQLGDRVEQSLREFGEGFRRDMRTLVVSQEALATSLQQNNVLLQRLLGVLEAQQQQQQPPQQQPHHSQKQQPQQSITQQPQQLQQQQPQPQQLIQQQPQQQQQIRPQQQQLLVQQQQQQQIQPLPQQPQHPQSPSNLAVAPVPPPPDILDGTTRPNPPAVINGIVQRPRRGRIVDHRRRRRR; encoded by the exons ATGACTGAGTACTACGAGGAGGGGGGGCTGCTGTACGAGCACTCGCCTCCCATGCACATCAAAGTGGAGTCTCCGGAGGGACCCTTCGGAGGGGGCGTCTCAGAGGACGGCTTTCCAAGGGAGGATGAGGACTCGGAAGGCAGCTGCGACCAAAGCAGTGGGCTGCCTGGTGGACTCCCCTTCAACGTGGTGGTGGTGCATCCGAACATCATGACTCCTGGCATGTCCTCAGATGACCTCCTATCCATGGAGCAGC ACAGAGGTATGTCCTCTGTGTTGGCAGCAGGGGGTGCAGGCAAGAGGAAGAGTCGTTTTAGCGGTGCAGAGCTGGAGGTGCTGGTTTCTGAGGTGACGCGGTGTGAGGGAGAGCTTTTTGGTCCTGCTGGGAGACTCCGgcgcagggagagagagaggatctggGCAGGAATCCTGGAGCGGGTCAACGCTGTGTCCAGAGTCCCTCGCACCCTCCGCGAGGTCAAGAAGCGCTGGGACGACCTGAAGAGACGCAATGGAGGCAGGCTGGCAGACGCTAGGCACCGAACTTGTTACCTGCCATCTAATAGAGGGGCTTCCATGCTGGAAAGGTCAGCTCAGGCAAGCCCCAGGCTTCACCAGGCCAGACAGAAGCAAAGCACCAGAGGGAAGGCCAGTTTCACATGCTTCACTGATACAGAACCAG TGGGTGGAGGTGAAGGGTCGGAGAGGGATGGCTTTGAGAAGGATGAGGATAGTGGTGAGCGGGAAGGGGAGGCGGGAGAGGCGGAATGCGAGGGGGCAGAGAGCAGTATGGAGGAAAAGCTGGGTTTAGGACTGGGAATAGGGCCTCCCCCTAACTCGGAACGCTGGctgcctccctctcccctctacaGCGCCCCTTTCCTCAATGGGACCCCTCAGCCTAGTCCCCAGCCCTCACTAGGGGCCCAGCAGGTACCCCTGGAGGCCCCTCCTCGCGGCTCATGGCTGGAGGACGAGCTCCGCGGCATGGGGGAGGCAGCTCTGCAGCTGGGGGATCGGGTGGAGCAGAGTCTTCGGGAGTTTGGGGAGGGATTCAGACGTGATATGAGAACATTAGTGGTCTCTCAAGAAGCACTGGCAACCAGCCTACAGCAAAACAATGTTCTCCTGCAAAGGCTGCTGGGAGTCCTAGAGgcacagcagcagcaacaacaaccaccacaGCAGCAGCCACATCATTCCCAAAAACAACAGCCACAACAGTCAATAACGCAGCAACCACAACAGTTACAGCAACAGCAACCACAGCCTCAACAACTGATTCAGCAGCAGCcgcagcaacaacaacagataCGACCACAACAGCAACAACTGCTggtgcagcagcagcaacaacaacagataCAACCGCTACCACAGCAACCGCAACACCCCCAGAGTCCAAGTAATTTAGCAGTTGCCCCTGTACCACCACCCCCAGATATTCTTGATGGTACCACCCGTCCAAATCCACCTGCAGTCATTAATGGAATCGTCCAACGGCCAAGGCGGGGGAGAATTGTTGATCATAGACGAAGAAGAAGGCGTTAG